The DNA window TCAGCCCCCACGCTTCATCCCAGCTGATCCGTAAGATCCGCGTCGCCCCGCTCACATCGCATTGACGCAGCACGTCGATGGCCAGGCGCTCAAACAGCAGCGTGAACCGCGACCGCGGCTCCGCCCACGGCACCAGGATCTGTACGACGCCATGTTCGTCGCAGGCAACGCGGGGAATTCTCGCATGCAGGTACGTTTGGAACTGGCAACTGTCCAAATGCCGCCAGGTCCGTTCCTCGGCGTGGTCATAGAGCGGCAGCGGCTCCGCGCAGTGCGGACACGTCCACGTCGCGTCCCCCGCATGCTCGGCCCAGACATCCACGCGCTGTTCGGTCACATCCAGATTCACACAGCTCACGGTCCATGGCGACTTCAAGCTGAGCAGGTACTGATAGAGTGCGGTGTCTTGCATGGTCGGTCCCTCCTTGGCCGACCATAGTATCCGCTCAGCCTACCCACGGAGAACCCGGAAGTACCCAAATTCTGAACCCTCTCATAAGTGCCACTCCGAAGAAGTGGGCGAAGCAGTCGGGAGGCTCACTCGACCGAATGTGTAAAGCATCACGTGAAAGGCTGTCGCACAGCCACTCCGATAACAGAGGGATTGAGAAGCACGTATGTTCAATGAGAGATAACTAAGCAGGGGAACCCATGACACTCTTAACAATTTTTGAGGCAGCGAAGTTTTTGAGGCTGACAAAGCGGACCCTCTATCAGCGAGTCGATATCCCTCGGGTTCGCTATGGACATCGTGTCATGTTTGTCAAAGAGGATCTTGAAAGTTGGGTCAGAAGCTTATGTGAGGGCGGTGTGGTGAAAGACCTCGATGAGCAAGGAGGACTGCCGAAGCCCGTTGACGGCAGACCTGGCAAGGTCTACCATCGGAACCCTTTGTTTGTGTTGCCTCGTCATAAAGGCCTGCGATGAATATTCAGCGTATCAATACTCCCAAGGGAATACGATCGATTCTGACCTATTGGTATCGTGGAAAACGCTATCGACCGGTCCTTGGATATAACTTGACGCTCGATCGTGAACGAGAGACTGCTCTCGAAATCATGACTGCGATTCATGCGAATTCATTGGAGCCAGAAACAAGGACAGCGCCGATCCCTCTTGCTGGGCAGTCTTCAACGTTGACGTTTGCTGAGTTTGTCCTCATCTACCTGCAATATCTCAAAGCTAAGCGGCCGAAGAACGACGGGCGGAATCAGACCGTTCTCACGCACCATCTCATTCCGCATTTTGGCGACAAGAAGCTCTCGGATATCCGCCTCGAAGATGGATTGGCGTATCTAGAAAAGCGTCGCTCTGTCTTGATCGGCCCGGAGGATAAGAAACGACATGTGGCTCCAGGGACGATTGAGCGAGAGTGTGCGGCCCTGATGGCCGTGCTGAATTTGGCCGTTGATATGGACCACCTGGACAAGAATCGGCTCAAACGTTTACCTGTGCCCGAGTATGTGAAGCGCGAGCGGATTGTCGAAGGCTGGGAGCTGCTCAAAATCCGTGAGGCCGCCTCACCGAACGTGTGGCGGCTGGCGATGGCCGCGCTGCAGATCGGCCTTCGGGAGAACAAGCTGATCGAGATCCATGAAGAGTGGCTGATGCAACGGGGAGACGGCTGGTGGGTGGTTCCCTCCCCAGGCCAGACGAAAATCAAAGGGGTGCCTAAAATGGTTCCTCTCAACAGTCTGGCCTACGAGGCGTTATTTGGAAAGACTGCGAGAATCGGTGGGCGCTTCTTCCATCACTGGAAAGACGGGAATTCTTTCAAACATACCTGGATGCGAACCTGCGAGCGGGCAGGGGTGCATGATCTGCACTTCCACGATCTTCGCCATACCTTCACGACCTGGCTTACACAATGTGGCGTGGATTACGCTGTGATCCAGACGTTAAAAGGTGAGCCGCTACCTGGTTCGGCGAAGTACTACATTCACAATTGGAACGCGCGATTGCGGGATGCCGTGACCAGGCTGGAAGCGTTTACGAAGGCGGTTCTAAACGGGGAAAACGACGTTCAGGTGCCAGTTACTGCCACTTGGGTGCCAGTTGTTCAAAACGTGAATCCTCTAACTATGCGAAATGTGGTGCCGAGGGACAGAATCGAACTGTCGACACCAGCCTTTTCAGGGCTGTGCTCTACCAACTGAGCTACCTCGGCACGAAGTCGTTACGGCGGGCGCTACTGTGTACAGGATCACGATTCCAAAATCAAGAAGATCACAAGACTGACTTCTTGCCGGTCCTCTCAAACTTCGGCAATGCTTTTCAGCGCATCGGTATGGCGGAGAGGGCGGGATTTGAACCCGCGACAAGGCTTTTGACCCTGTGACGGTTTAGCAAACCGTTGCCTTCGGCCACTCGGCCACCTCTCCACCCACCGACCAACTTGTGCGCGCTGCGCTGTGAACGCGATTCGCATCCGCTTATGAAAGCGAATGCCGCAAAAGAATGGCGATCATACCCTAGTGCACTAAACACACACAAGAGATTACGCAGACCATTGTGAAGGAACTTTACGGCTCGGCAGGAGCCTCGCATGTCGCTGGCGGGAGATGGGGGATAGAGGATCAGCCTCGGCGGAACTCATCGATCACGTCTAACATAGTCGTCGTCCAAGAGCGGCGGGGCCGCCCATGCAACCCCGCATCGATTGAATGGATTGAACTCTCGTGCGTGCGCGAGGACATGGGCATTCGATTCCGCAGTCTTCCAGCATAGCGCGGATCTGAACTGTAAGGGGGATCATCCGCCGCGTGCCGAATGACACCGCTATTGAGCAACATCCGAAGCACCTGGGATTTTTTGTGAACTTGCCTGGTCGTCGCCATGCTGGTGCTCCTTTTCCCGATGGGGAGTGCCGTCACTGAGGGAATTCCACCAGTTCACATCCAGAGAATCCGGCCGAGCTCCTCATCCAATTCTTTCGGACGTTGGCACTGGCTGCATCGGGCGAACAGGCCGGCAGACTCGGCATCGGGAACGGAGCGAAGCACAAGTTGATACTTCTGCCCGCCGCAGAACGGGCAGGCCTTACCGCACAACTCCCGTCGCACGGATCCGATCTTCCCAACCTGTTTGTGCATGGTCCCTCCCGAGACAATGGGGGTGGGTCGGCAGAACCGCTGGCGACCCGGGTTTATAAGGTGGTGAGCACCGCATCCCGTGACGATACGCAGGAACGACCGCGGCGAGAATACCGTGTAAGGGGGAAGCGAGGGCCGTCAAAAGAGGGGACGGAAGCTAAGGAGCAGGGAAGCGGGTCAGCATGGCACAGAAAATATAATTACATATAAAATCAATGCGT is part of the Nitrospiraceae bacterium genome and encodes:
- a CDS encoding helix-turn-helix domain-containing protein, coding for MTLLTIFEAAKFLRLTKRTLYQRVDIPRVRYGHRVMFVKEDLESWVRSLCEGGVVKDLDEQGGLPKPVDGRPGKVYHRNPLFVLPRHKGLR